GGGCTTCGGAGATTTCTTCGCAATCCAGGAACGAGTTGTACAGGTCGCCCAGGTCGCCCGGCTCTTTGGTCACGGCGATCTGCTTGGTCAGGCCTGCACCCAGGGAGTCGGTACGCGCAACGATGACACCGTTGTCGATGCCCAGCTCGAGGAATGCGTAACGTACGGCAGCGATCTTGGCGAGGAAGTCAGCGTGCGGGACGGTGACTTTGCCGTCCTGGTGGCCGCACTGCTTCTCGTCGGAAACCTGGTTCTCGATCTGGATGCAGCAAGCGCCTGCTTCGATCATGCGCTTGGCCAGCAGGTAGGTGGCTTCCGGGTTGCCGAAGCCGGCATCGATGTCGGCGATGATCGGCACGATGTGGGTTTCGTAGTTGTCGATCTGGCTTTGAATTTCGTTCGCCTTGGCGGTGTCGCCGGCTTCACGAGCGGCATCCAGCGCGGTGAACAGCAGGTCCAGCTCACGGCTGTCAGCCTGGCGCAGGAAGGTATACAGCTCTTCGATCAGGTCGGAAACAGCTGTCTTCTCGTGCATCGACTGGTCCGGCAGCGGTCCGAATTCGGAGCGCAGCGCGGCAACCATCCAGCCCGACAGGTAGAGGTAGCGCTTGTTGGTGGTCTTCAGGTGCTTTTTGATGGAAATCAGCTTCTGCTGGCCGATGAAACCATGCCAGCAGCCCAGTGATTGGGTGTAGACAGACGAGTCAGCGTCGTACTCGGCCATGTCTTTGCGCATGATGTCGGCGGTGTATTGAGCAATTTCCAGACCGGTCTTGAAACGGTTCTGAGCGCGCATGCGAGCGACGGATTCAGGGTTGATAGCGCTCCAGCTGCTTCCAGCTGCTTCTTTCAGAGCGGCAACGGCCTTGATGTCGTTTTGATAAGCGGACATGGTCAATCCTTCAAAAAATACGTGGTTGGTTGAGCACCGACTTTCCCACTTGAACCTGCATGCTTCCGCTGATGATGCGGGCAACACGCGGCGGAGCGTCGAAATACCGACCGAGACGAGGATTGAACCGAGGAGAGGAGGGTGTGCAGTTACGACCGCTAGAAGGCTTGAGCGGGCTGCGGAATGGTCGTGGCATTCCGTCATCTGCGGCGTGGCGCCATGGATGACTCAGCGTACTGGCATCTTCGAGCTGTGCGTCAATCGCTTCCCCGTCCCTCAGGACGACTCGTTCCAGTCGCAACCTCGTCAGTCCGCCTTGTGGGCAGTACAGTCACGGAACGGCTCTGCTGGTTGGCTGAGCGCGATCCGGAGGCCCTTGCCAGGGCCCCTGGTTAGCGGGAGCGGGGCCATAATGCGCTGGAGGAACTGGTTCGTCAAATGTTTTGTAGTGGTTTTTTTTCAGCACTACATATTTTTACAGGGCGGCGATTCGTCAACCTTGGCTAATCAAGCGTGTCGACTTTTATCCGTAGCGAGTAATCCTGGCGGCCTTGGGTAGAGTACCGTCGCAGGGTCCCGCTCTGGTTTGCACTCGCGCTTTCGTCTACGCCGCCGAGCGAAATCCATTCTCCCAGTCGACCGCTGACCCGGGTATCGGCCTCCTGAATATCGATGGCGCCGGGGAGGGTCTGACTCATGCGATCTTGGTGGCTGCTGATATCCACCTGTACCCGATCTCCGTGGACGGTTGCAGTGGCATAGAAGCCGCGCGTGACGTTACGGTATTGGGTTTGCTGATAGATCTGGCCGTAGCCATCGGTGCCGCTTGTGGTCAGTGGCACGCTTTGGCCGACCTGAATCAGGGCCGGATATCCCTCGGTTGCCTGAACGTGTTGAACGCCGCTGCCCTGACTACTGGTGCTACGGCGAATGATGCGGACCTGATCGCGGCCGTTCTGCTCGCCGCGCCCGGTCTGGATTTCAACATTGCCGGCCCGCGCTGAGCCGTCAACGCTGTAACCGCTGTCATTTCCGGTCGCCGTGTTTTGCGTATCGACGCTGATAAGCAGTCTTCGCGGTTCGTTATCGAGCTGAGACAGTACGTCGCGCAGTTCGCTGATCACCGAGGCGGGCGCATTGACGATCAGTTGATTGCCATAGGCATTGACCTTGCCCTGGTCGCCTACAACGGATTGGGCGATGGGCAGCACGTCCTCGGCCATGCGGTAGTTCAGCGGGATCACTTCGGTGGCTGCCTGCAAGGACAGACTGGTGACTAATGCAAGGCCAGCGAGCAGGTGGCGAGTCATATCAAGAAGCTCCGCAGGTCGGGGTCGGACAGGCTATGGTCCCAGGCGGTATCGAATTGTCTTAGCAGTTGGCGGGCACGGCCTGGATCGCTGTACAGCGCATAACCGTTCGGTTGGTCGGGCGTAGGGCGAACCAGCGCGCCGCAATTATCCGCGATGACAAAGGCGGCTAGCTGCGTTGGGTGGTCGGGGTGGCATTTGCGAATCTCCATGTTGCTGCTCAACCGGCGTGCCAGGCCGAGCAGCCGGTGGCCGTTCTTGACAGCGCGCGAGGAATCATCGAGCAGCACGCGCAGGCGATTGCGCGGGTGCGCCAGGAGAAACCGCAAGCAGGCCTGTTGAATGCTGCTGTGGTTGTACAGCAGGGGTTCGAAGTCGGGGCTGTACAAGCTCAAGCTTCGCTGTGCCTGGCCGAGCAAGGTGAGGGCGTGTCGGCGCGCACCGTCGGCGGTTTCGAAGCGTTGTATCCCCGGCGTTTCACCCAGAACGAAAGGTGCGGCCTGCCACGGCTCGGTTGGGGGCTGTATGGCAGGCGGATTGTCGATCTCGAAGCGACCCGGCGATAGGAACTCGATAGCGGCCAGTTCAGGGGCAGCGTCCGAGCGATCCGAGTCGTCAATGCTCATCGCATGCTCAACTGCTTTTACGGAGCATGTCGACATGAGGCAGGCCCGCCTCCAGGAACTCATCGCTGACCACCTCGAAGCCGAGCCGTTCGTAGAAGGCGGTCGCGTGTACCTGGGCAGTGAGGCGCTGTTCGTTGAGGCCACGACGTTCGGCCTCCTGAATCACCGCTTTCATCAGCGCGCCGCCGACGTGCATGCCGCGCCAGTCACGTAGCACGGAAACTCGGCCGATATGCCCGTCGCTGAGTAGCCGGGCCGTACCGATGGGATAGCCGCTTTCAAGTGCGAGGAAATGAACGGCCTCGGCATCGTCCGCATCCCACTCCAGCTCGGGGGGAACGGATTGTTCGGCAATGAACACGGTTTCGCGAATCCGACGCAGGTCGGCGTTGTCCCGTTGCCAGTCGGCGATGCGAACTTCTATTTCACTCATCAGCGAACTCCAGACTTCCCTGTTTGACCAATTGCCACATCAGATTACGCCCATCCTCATCACCCAGCCAGGCAGCGAGGTTCTCGGCGTGCAGTGCATCTGCGGAGCAGATCAGCTTTAGCAGCTCGCGCAGGTGGCCCGGCAGCAGTCTGCTTTGGCCGCTGGCAAAGAGTAGCAAGCCAATGTCGACTTCGCTCCAAGCGAGGCGAGCGCTGAGATTGCGCACCAGGATGGCGCCGTCGTCGAGCGCTGAAAGCAATTCCTGCTCGTCGATATCGGGACCCTGCACGCGTTCCGGATAACGCGGCTCGGTCATGAATTGACCAAACCAGGTGAGCAGTAACCGCTCGTCACCCATATGCTCGGCGAGCATGGCGCGAAGGCGCACCAGTGCGTCGCTCTGGATCTGGTGCGGGTCCTCAGCGGGTGTCAGATCGGCGTCGCTGTAGCGCTCTTCATCCGGCAGGAACTGGGCGAGGAAGTCCGTGAAGTGAGTCAGGACCTCTGCTGCGCTAGGTGCTCGGAAGCCCAGCGAATAGGTCATGCAGGCATCTTCGGCTGTACCGAAGTGCGCCAACCGAGGCGGCAGATAGAGCATGTCGCCAGGCTCGAGCACCCATTCGTCGGTCCCTTGGAAGTCCGCGAGGATGCGCAGATCGGCGTGCGGCAACAGCGGACTGTCGCTGTCGCACATCTGGCCGACTCGCCAGCGACGCTGGCCCTGGGCTTGCAAAAGGAATACGTCGTAGTTGTCGTAATGCGGTCCAACACCACCGCCCGGTGCCGCGAAGCTGATCATGACATCGTCGATCCGCCAGTTCGGCAGGAAGCGAAAGTGCTCGATGAGGTCGGCGACCTCGGGGACCAGCTGGTCGACCGCCTGGACCAGCAGCGTCCAGTCGCGTTCTGGCAGATTCTGGTAAGTATCTTCGCCGAATGGCCCGCGGTGCAGTTCCCAAGGGCTGTCGCCATGCTCGATGACCAGTCGCGACTCGACTTCTTCTTCCAGCGAGAGGCCAGCCAGTTCGTCAGGCGATACCGGGCTTTCGAACGAAGGGATTGCCTGGCGAATCAGCAACGGCTTTTTCTGCCAGTAATCGCGCAGGAACTCGCGTGCGCTGATGCCGCCGAGAATTTGCAAAGGAATATCGGAAGTCATGCCTGTTACCTTGCCCTGCTACAGGGCTGCAAATAAAAACGCCCGGCACAGCCGGGCGTGCAATAGGGGAGATCGCTCAGATCCGCTTGGCCTGGGCGGCGGCGTTACCGATGTAGCCGGCCGGGGTCATCTGGCGTAGCGCGGCCTTGGCTTCAGCGGGGATTTCGAGACCGTCAATGAACGTCTGCAGCGCCTCGGGGCTGATGCCCTTGCCGCGTGTCAGCTCCTTGAGCTTCTCGTAAGGGTTTTCAATGGCGTAGCGACGCATGACGGTCTGGATCGGCTCGGCCAGTACTTCCCAGCAGGCGTCGAGGTCTTCGGCCAGGCGTGCTTCGTTGAGCTCCAGTTTGCCAATGCCCTTGAGGCTCGCCTCATAGGCGATGACGCTGTGCGCGATACCAACGCCCAGGTTGCGCAGAACAGTGGAGTCAGTCAGGTCCCGCTGCCAGCGGGAAATGGGCAGCTTGCTCGCCAGATGCTGGAGCAGCGCATTGGCGATCCCCAAGTTGCCTTCGGAGTTCTCGAAGTCGATCGGATTGACCTTGTGTGGCATGGTCGACGAGCCGATCTCGCCCGCGACGGTGCGCTGCTTGAAGTAGCCCAGCGAGATGTAGCCCCAGATATCCCGATCGAAATCGATAAGAATCGTGTTGAAGCGCGCCACCGCGTCGAACAGCTCGGCGATGTAGTCGTGAGGCTCGATCTGGGTGGTATAGGGATTCCACGACAGGCCTAGATCGTTCTCGATGAACTCGCGCGCGTTGGCTTCCCAGTCGACGTTCGGATAAGCCGAGAGATGCGCATTGTAGTTGCCCACGGCGCCGTTGATCTTGCCCAGCAGCGGTACCGCGGCAACCTGAGCGATCTGTCGTTCGAGCCGGTAAACCACGTTTGCCAGCTCTTTGCCTAGGGTCGTCGGCGAGGCAGGTTGGCCGTGGGTGCGGGACAGCATCGGGACCTCGGCATGCGCGACAGCCAGGGCGCGGATGGCGTCCGCCAGTTGACGCATCAGCGGTAGCAGCACCTCGTCACGGCCCTCGCGCAGCATCAGTGCATGCGAGAGGTTGTTGATGTCTTCGCTGGTGCAGGCGAAGTGGATGAACTCGTTCACTTTGGCCAGTTCGGGCAGCTGCTTGGCCTGCTCCTTGAGCAGGTACTCCACCGCTTTCACATCGTGATTGGTGGTGCGCTCGAACGCTTTGACCCGCTCGGCGTGCTCGATCTGAAAGTTTTCTGCCAACTGATTCAGCAGGGCATTGGCTTCGTCCGAGAAGGGCGCGACTTCTGGAATTCCGGTGTGTGCGGCCAGACGCTGCAACCAGCGAACTTCAACCTGAACGCGGCAGCGAATCAGACCGAATTCGCTGAAAATGGGGCGCAGAGCGCTGGTTTTGCCGGCGTAGCGGCCATCGACAGGGGAAACCGCGGTGAGCGAGGAAAGCTGCATAGAGGGCATTCTCGGACAGTCGAGCAACGAAAAGAGGGCCGAGATTATACATGAAAGCGGGCCGGTTTCCTCCGCTTTGACTGGCTCAGTTGCGTCGCGGCGCTTGCTTCATTCCGTGCGCAGCATGACGTAAAGCGCGTCGAGCAACCGACGCCGGCTAAAGACCATTTGCCACCGATGGCCGCCCAGCTGGCGCCAGAGCCGCGCGGCGCGAATGCCGGCCAGCAGAAGCGCACGAATCTTGGCCGCGTTGTCGGTTTGCTGCAGATGCCGCATGTCGCCTTGCACCTGGATGCGTTGGCGAAAGGTGCTGAGCGTGTCCTGATAGAGGCCGCCGAACGAGGCGATCACGTTTTCGTGAGTCACTCCAAAATGGTCGACCTGCTGTTGGATCTGGTCCAGCCGGTTGCCGATGACCTGCAGCATGTCGCTGCGTTTATCCAGCTGCCGCTCCAAACCGATCATGGCAAGCGCATAGCGCAGGGGCTCGCGCTGCAGGCTGCTGGTATCACGCTCGAGCGCGCCGACCAGCGCCCGGTAACCATCGCGCAGGTTCAGGTCATCGCCACCATAGATTTCAAGCGCCGGCTTGCTCTCGCGTACCAGCAAGCTGCCCAGCATGCTGCCGAGTGCTGCGTTGGGGGCTTGACCGGTTCGGGCGATGCGATCGACCAGTACCGCCGCTTCGAATACCGCACCCAGGGCAATCAGCTGTTCCTGCTGCGGTGTCATGGTCGAGCTCCGGAAACCCAGCGCTCAGCCGCTTCGATCACGCCTCCGCCGAGACAGACATCGCCGTCATAGAACACCACCGACTGCCCGGGAGTCACCGCGCGTTGAGGCTCGTCGAAAACGACTCGATAGCCATCGACAGTTCGCTCTAGCGTGCACGCTTGGTCAGATTGGCGATAGCGCACCTTGGCTGTCAGACGCAAGGGTGCGGACAACTCGATCGGATTGACCCAATAGATATCGGAGGCCAGCAAGGCGCGGGAAAGCAGCCAGGGATGGTCATTGCCTTGCCCGACAATCAGGACATTGCGTTCGAGGTCTTTGCTCAACACATACCAGGGTTCGTCGCCCGCGTCCTTGAGACCGCCGATGCCCAGCCCCTGACGCTGGCCAATGGTGTGATACATGAGGCCATGGTGGCGACCGATGACGTCGCCTTCCACGGTTTCAATGTCGCCGGGCTGAGCCGGTAGGTATTGCTTGAGAAAATCGCTGAAACGGCGCTCGCCGATGAAACAGATGCCAGTGGAATCTTTCTTCTTGGCCGTGGCGAGGCCATGTTTCTCGGCAAGGGCACGGACCGCCGGCTTTTCCAGTTCGCCGACAGGAAACAGGGTCTTGCTCAACTGCTCGCCGCCTACGGCGTGGAGAAAGTAGCTCTGGTCCTTGTTGGGGTCGAGCCCCTTGAGCAGCTCGCTGCGCCCATCGTGGTCATGGCGGCGTACATAGTGTCCCGTCGCGATCAGGTCAGCGCCCAGCGTCAGGGCGTAGTCCAGGAATGCCTTGAACTTGATTTCACGGTTGCAGAGGATGTCCGGGTTCGGGGTCCGTCCGGCCTTGTACTCGGCAAGGAAATGCTCGAACACGTTATCCCAATATTCAGCGGCGAAGTTCGCCGTATGCAGCGCAATCCCGATCCGATCGCACACCGCTTGGGCGTCAGCCAGGTCCTCACGTGCCGTGCAGTACTCGGTGCCGTCATCCTCTTCCCAGTTCTTCATGAACAGGCCTTCGACCTGATACCCCTGCTCGAGTAGAAGCAGAGCGGAGACCGATGAGTCGACTCCGCCGGACATGCCGACAATGACGCGAGGTTTTCGAGGGGCAGGGGATGTTGAGGCGGGCATAGATAGTCGAAGTCAACTGCAAAAAAAGGGATTCTAACAGGCCGGTCAAGTGAGCGGTTAGGGCGGATCAGTCGCGAACGACCGCCAGGTCAAATGTCTTGCCCGATAGGTAGTCATCGATGCAGCGCATTATCAGCTCGCTTCGCCAACGTTCCGGTTGAGCGACCAACTCATCACGAGTCATCCAGTGCGCGCCCACGATGCCTTCGTCGAGTTCGCGCTGCGGATCGTGCTCGAGTGGCGCGGCGATGAAGCAGACACGCTGATAGGTCACGCCGTTGCTCGGCGCGGTATAGAGATAGACCCCGACCACGCCACGCAGCTCGACGGTCCAGCCGGTTTCTTCGAGCGTCTCGCGCACAGCCGCCTGGCGCAGTGTCTCGTCGGGCTCGAGATGTCCGGCCGGTTGGTTCAGTACCAGCCGGCCGCCTTTGCTTTCTTCGACCATGAGAAAGCGGCCATCTGCTTCGACGATCGTCGCAACGGTGATATGAGGGTGCCAAGTCATGTTTTGGGCCTTCCTGCGTTAAACGGCAAAAGTATCGTTCGCGTGTGGCGAAAACGGAAAACCCCGGCATGGGCCGGGGTTTCGCATGGACCAAACGTCGGTCTACGTCAGCTGATCAAGCCAATGCGGCGAGCGCGGCGTTGAAGGTCGCGCTGGGACGCATGACCCGGCTGGTCAGCTCCGGGTTGGAGCGGTAGTAGCCGCCGATATCAACCGGCTTGCCTTGCACCGCTGCCAATTCGGCGGTGATGGCTTCTTCGTTGTCGGCCAACTGCTTGGCCAGCGGTGCGAAGCGAGCCTGCAACTCCAGGTCCTCGGTCTGCGCTGCCAGCTCTTGCGCCCAGTAAAGCGCCAGGTAGAAGTGGCTGCCCCGGTTATCGAGCTCACCGGTGCGACGAGACGGCGACTTGTTGGTATCGAGCAGCTTGCCTGTCGCGGCATCGAGCGTCTTGCCGAGCAGCTTGGCCTTGAGGTTGTCCGTCTTGATGCCGGTTTCCTCCAGCGACACGGCCAGCGCGAGGAACTCGCCAAGGGAATCCCAGCGGAGATGGTTCTCTTCGATCAGCTGCTGCACGTGTTTAGGGGCGGAACCACCAGCACCGGTTTCGTACATGCCGCCGCCCGCCATCAGCGGAACGATGGACAGCATCTTCGCCGAAGTGCCCAGTTCCATGATCGGGAAGAGGTCGGTGAGGTAGTCGCGCAGCACGTTGCCGGTTACCGAAATGGTGTCTTGCCCACGAATCATGCGCTCCATGCTGACACGAATGGCTTCGTTGTAACCCATGATGCGGATATCCAGGCCGCTCAGGTCGTGATCCTTGAGGTAGGTTTCGACCTTGTTCTGCAGCTGGCGATCATGCGCGCGCTCCGGATCGAGCCAGAAAATCGCCGGCGTGTTCGACTGACGGGCGCGGGTAACGGCCAGCTTGACCCAGTCGCGGATCGGGGCGTCCTTGGTCTGGCAGGCGCGCCAGATGTCGCCTTTCTCGACTTCGTGCTGCATCAGCACGGTGCCGTCAGCCAGCACGACGCGCATGGTGCCGTCGGCGTGCATCTCGAAGGTTTTGTCGTGCGAACCGTATTCTTCGGCTTTTTGTGCCATCAAGCCAACGTTAGGCACGCTGCCCATGGTGACCGGGTCAAAGGCACCGTTGGTTTTGCAGAAATTGATCATTTCCTGGTAGATGCGAGCGTAGGTGCTCTCCGGCATCACCGCTTTGGTGTCCTTCTGCTTGCCATCCTTGCCCCACATCTGTCCGGAGTTGCGGATCATCGCCGGCATGGAGGCGTCGACGATCACGTCGCTCGGGATGTGCAGGTTGGTGATGCCTTTGACGGAATCGACCATGGCCATTTCCGGGCGTTCGGCATAGCAGGCATGGATGTCGTGGAGGATTTCTTCCTGCTGTGAATCGGGCAGGCTCTTGATCTTGTCGTAGACGCTGCTCAAGCCGTTGTTGGGATTGACGCCCAGCTCTTTGAACAGATCGCCGTACTTGTCGAACACGTCCTTGTAATAGACGCTGACGGCATGGCCGAACACGATCGGGTGGGAGATTTTCATCATCGTCGCTTTGACGTGCAGTGACCACATCACACCGGTTGCCTTGCAGTCCTGCAGCGTTTCTTCGAAGAAGGCGCGCAGTTTCTTGCAGCTCATGAACATGCCATCGAGCACTTCGCCTTCCTGCAGAGAAAGCGACTTCTTCACTTCGACCTGGCCGTCTTTGCCAACGAACTCGATACGGACGTCGCCCGCTTTGTCCATGGTGATGGATTGCTCGCTGGAGAAGAAATCGCCGCCGCGCATGTAATCTGCGTGCGACTGGGAGGCCTTGCTCCACTTGCCCATCGAGTGCGGATGCTTGCGGGCGAAGGCCTTCACGGCGGCGGGTGCGCGGCGATCGGAGTTGCCTTCGCGCAGTACCGGGTTCACGGCACTGCCGAGTACCTTGCTATAGCGCGCGCGGACGTCTTTCTCGGCGTCGGTTTTCGGATCTTCGGGATAGTTGGGAATGTTGTAGCCGAGCGCCTGGAGCTCCGCGATGGCCGCCTTGAGCTGGGGTACAGAGGCGCTGATATTGGGCAGCTTGATAATGTTCGCATCGGGCTGGTTGGTCAGCTCGGCGAGCTTGGCCAGGTCGTCGTCGACTGCTTTGTCAGCGGCCAGCTGATCGGCAAAGCTTGCAAGAATCCGCCCTGCAAGAGAGATGTCACGTGTTTCGACGGCTATATCAGCAGAGGCGGCAAAGGCTTCTACAATGGGGAGAAGCGAGTAGGTGGCCAGAGCCGGGGCTTCGTCGGTGAAGGTATAAATGATCTTCGAGCGGGTGGACATGTAGTGTTGACTCTCTCTTGCTGAGCGTGCACAGAGCCTCGAGTGCGCAGGTAGGCGCGCTGGCTGGTGTTGCGCCAGTTACGAAGCTCGCCGCGATGATGTTGGTTGCAGCACCACTAGAGTGTTGAGCGTTCGAACCGTCCGGCCGCGGTGGGCAGCCTGGCGGTTTCAGGAGCAAGCCCCCCGAGGGAGAGCCATTGCCCCTTCATGACTCGTTAGTCACCTAAGCAGTATATCACCGCAGCCCGTTGTCGAAGAATGCCCGAGCCATACGACGAACGAACATATGGTTTCGGCCGATTCAACTGGGGTACTCTTTGAAGATGACCACTGTTTAATGTTTAACCACAAAACGGAGTCCAGCATGGGATACCAAAAGATCCAGGTGCCTGCCAGCGGTGACAAAATCACCGTCAATGCCGATAACACCCTGAATGTCCCCAACAATCCGATCATCCCTTATATAGAAGGTGACGGCATTGGCGTGGACATCAGTCCGGTGATGATCAAAGTGGTCGATGCCGCCGTCGAGAAAGCATACGGTGGCCAGCGCAAAATCTCCTGGATGGAGATCTACGCCGGAGAGAAAGCGACCCAAGTCTACGATCAGGATACCTGGCTGCCGAAGGAAACCCTGGAGGCCGTGCGTGATTACGTCGTTTCCATCAAGGGCCCTTTGACCACGCCAGTCGGCGGTGGCATTCGCTCGCTGAACGTCGCGCTGCGTCAGGAGCTCGATCTTTATGTATGCCAGCGTCCCGTTCGTTGGTTCACCGGTGTGCCCAGTCCGGTGAAGAAGCCGGCTGACGTGGACATGGTGATCTTCCGTGAGAATTCCGAAGACATCTATGCCGGTGTCGAATGGAAGGCAGGCTCCCCTGAGGCGGAGAAAGTCATCAAGTTCCTCACCGAAGAAATGGGCGTCAAGAAGATTCGCTTCACGGAAAACTGCGGTATCGGCATCAAGCCGGTCTCGCTCGAAGGGACCAAACGCCTGGTTCGCAAGGCTCTGCAATACGCGGTGGATAACAATCGCAGCTCGGTTACGCTGGTGCACAAGGGCAACATCATGAAGTTCACCGAGGGTGCCTTCAAAGAATGGGGCTACGAGGTGGCGCGTGACGAGTTCGGTGCTGAGCTGCTCGACGGCGGCCCCTGGATGCAGTTCAAGAATCCAACGACCGGCAAGAACATCGTCGTGAAAGACGCCATTGCCGACGCCATGCTGCAGCAAATTCTTCTGCGTCCCGCCGAGTACGATGTGATCGCTACGCTCAACCTCAACGGTGATTATCTGTCCGATGCACTCGCGGCGGAGGTGGGCGGCATCGGTATCGCGCCAGGTGCCAACCTGTCCGACACGGTCGCCATGTTCGAGGCAACGCACGGCACGGCGCCCAAATATGCTGGCCAGGACAAGGTAAACCCTGGTTCGCTGATCCTTTCGGCAGAGATGATGCTGCGCCACATGGGGTGGGTAGAAGCAGCGGATCTGATTATCAAATCGACCGAGAGCGCGATCGCGGCCAAGACGGTGACCTATGACTTCGAGCGCCTGATGGAG
This DNA window, taken from Stutzerimonas stutzeri, encodes the following:
- the hflD gene encoding high frequency lysogenization protein HflD gives rise to the protein MTPQQEQLIALGAVFEAAVLVDRIARTGQAPNAALGSMLGSLLVRESKPALEIYGGDDLNLRDGYRALVGALERDTSSLQREPLRYALAMIGLERQLDKRSDMLQVIGNRLDQIQQQVDHFGVTHENVIASFGGLYQDTLSTFRQRIQVQGDMRHLQQTDNAAKIRALLLAGIRAARLWRQLGGHRWQMVFSRRRLLDALYVMLRTE
- a CDS encoding histone acetyltransferase HPA2, with product MSIDDSDRSDAAPELAAIEFLSPGRFEIDNPPAIQPPTEPWQAAPFVLGETPGIQRFETADGARRHALTLLGQAQRSLSLYSPDFEPLLYNHSSIQQACLRFLLAHPRNRLRVLLDDSSRAVKNGHRLLGLARRLSSNMEIRKCHPDHPTQLAAFVIADNCGALVRPTPDQPNGYALYSDPGRARQLLRQFDTAWDHSLSDPDLRSFLI
- a CDS encoding cupin domain-containing protein, with amino-acid sequence MTSDIPLQILGGISAREFLRDYWQKKPLLIRQAIPSFESPVSPDELAGLSLEEEVESRLVIEHGDSPWELHRGPFGEDTYQNLPERDWTLLVQAVDQLVPEVADLIEHFRFLPNWRIDDVMISFAAPGGGVGPHYDNYDVFLLQAQGQRRWRVGQMCDSDSPLLPHADLRILADFQGTDEWVLEPGDMLYLPPRLAHFGTAEDACMTYSLGFRAPSAAEVLTHFTDFLAQFLPDEERYSDADLTPAEDPHQIQSDALVRLRAMLAEHMGDERLLLTWFGQFMTEPRYPERVQGPDIDEQELLSALDDGAILVRNLSARLAWSEVDIGLLLFASGQSRLLPGHLRELLKLICSADALHAENLAAWLGDEDGRNLMWQLVKQGSLEFADE
- a CDS encoding isocitrate lyase, encoding MSAYQNDIKAVAALKEAAGSSWSAINPESVARMRAQNRFKTGLEIAQYTADIMRKDMAEYDADSSVYTQSLGCWHGFIGQQKLISIKKHLKTTNKRYLYLSGWMVAALRSEFGPLPDQSMHEKTAVSDLIEELYTFLRQADSRELDLLFTALDAAREAGDTAKANEIQSQIDNYETHIVPIIADIDAGFGNPEATYLLAKRMIEAGACCIQIENQVSDEKQCGHQDGKVTVPHADFLAKIAAVRYAFLELGIDNGVIVARTDSLGAGLTKQIAVTKEPGDLGDLYNSFLDCEEISEAQLGNGDVVIKREGKLLRPKRLPSNLFQFRKGTGEDRCVLDCITSLQNGADLLWIETEKPHVGQIKAMVDRIREVIPNAKLVYNNSPSFNWTLNFRQQVFDAFVAEGKDVSAYDRAKLMSVEYDETELAQVADEKIRTFQRDGSAHAGIFHHLITLPTYHTAALSTDNLAKGYFADQGMLAYVKGVQRQELRQGIACVKHQNMAGSDIGDNHKEYFAGEAALKASGKDNTMNQFH
- a CDS encoding NUDIX hydrolase; amino-acid sequence: MTWHPHITVATIVEADGRFLMVEESKGGRLVLNQPAGHLEPDETLRQAAVRETLEETGWTVELRGVVGVYLYTAPSNGVTYQRVCFIAAPLEHDPQRELDEGIVGAHWMTRDELVAQPERWRSELIMRCIDDYLSGKTFDLAVVRD
- a CDS encoding GNAT family N-acetyltransferase, producing MSEIEVRIADWQRDNADLRRIRETVFIAEQSVPPELEWDADDAEAVHFLALESGYPIGTARLLSDGHIGRVSVLRDWRGMHVGGALMKAVIQEAERRGLNEQRLTAQVHATAFYERLGFEVVSDEFLEAGLPHVDMLRKSS
- the purB gene encoding adenylosuccinate lyase, with the protein product MQLSSLTAVSPVDGRYAGKTSALRPIFSEFGLIRCRVQVEVRWLQRLAAHTGIPEVAPFSDEANALLNQLAENFQIEHAERVKAFERTTNHDVKAVEYLLKEQAKQLPELAKVNEFIHFACTSEDINNLSHALMLREGRDEVLLPLMRQLADAIRALAVAHAEVPMLSRTHGQPASPTTLGKELANVVYRLERQIAQVAAVPLLGKINGAVGNYNAHLSAYPNVDWEANAREFIENDLGLSWNPYTTQIEPHDYIAELFDAVARFNTILIDFDRDIWGYISLGYFKQRTVAGEIGSSTMPHKVNPIDFENSEGNLGIANALLQHLASKLPISRWQRDLTDSTVLRNLGVGIAHSVIAYEASLKGIGKLELNEARLAEDLDACWEVLAEPIQTVMRRYAIENPYEKLKELTRGKGISPEALQTFIDGLEIPAEAKAALRQMTPAGYIGNAAAQAKRI
- a CDS encoding secretin N-terminal domain-containing protein — encoded protein: MTRHLLAGLALVTSLSLQAATEVIPLNYRMAEDVLPIAQSVVGDQGKVNAYGNQLIVNAPASVISELRDVLSQLDNEPRRLLISVDTQNTATGNDSGYSVDGSARAGNVEIQTGRGEQNGRDQVRIIRRSTSSQGSGVQHVQATEGYPALIQVGQSVPLTTSGTDGYGQIYQQTQYRNVTRGFYATATVHGDRVQVDISSHQDRMSQTLPGAIDIQEADTRVSGRLGEWISLGGVDESASANQSGTLRRYSTQGRQDYSLRIKVDTLD
- the mnmA gene encoding tRNA 2-thiouridine(34) synthase MnmA, which gives rise to MPASTSPAPRKPRVIVGMSGGVDSSVSALLLLEQGYQVEGLFMKNWEEDDGTEYCTAREDLADAQAVCDRIGIALHTANFAAEYWDNVFEHFLAEYKAGRTPNPDILCNREIKFKAFLDYALTLGADLIATGHYVRRHDHDGRSELLKGLDPNKDQSYFLHAVGGEQLSKTLFPVGELEKPAVRALAEKHGLATAKKKDSTGICFIGERRFSDFLKQYLPAQPGDIETVEGDVIGRHHGLMYHTIGQRQGLGIGGLKDAGDEPWYVLSKDLERNVLIVGQGNDHPWLLSRALLASDIYWVNPIELSAPLRLTAKVRYRQSDQACTLERTVDGYRVVFDEPQRAVTPGQSVVFYDGDVCLGGGVIEAAERWVSGARP